Proteins co-encoded in one Halodesulfovibrio marinisediminis DSM 17456 genomic window:
- a CDS encoding DUF1844 domain-containing protein: protein MADQNTEHNGMPEVTFSTFILSIGSSALVQLGEVPDPESGQMMENLLAAKHSIDILSMLQEKTKTCLENDEKQLLDTLLYDLRMKYVMKTK from the coding sequence ATGGCTGATCAAAACACCGAGCATAACGGCATGCCGGAAGTAACTTTTTCCACGTTCATTCTTTCTATCGGCTCTTCTGCTCTGGTACAACTCGGCGAAGTGCCAGATCCGGAAAGCGGACAGATGATGGAGAACCTGCTCGCCGCAAAACACTCCATCGACATTTTGTCCATGCTGCAGGAAAAAACAAAGACCTGCCTTGAAAATGATGAAAAGCAGCTGCTTGATACACTGCTCTACGATCTACGTATGAAATACGTAATGAAGACAAAGTAA
- a CDS encoding pyridoxal-phosphate-dependent aminotransferase family protein, which translates to MLNKNRLLAPGPTPVPERVRLALAQDMIHHRKPEFKAIMAQVQQRLQKLFGTSQPVMPLACSGTGVMTAAVTNLFTAGEKVLVIEAGKFGERWAEICESSNVAVEKIVLDWGQAVSAEAVANMLDLHPDCKGVLVQLSETSTGVLHPVDEIAAVTKDRDVLLVVDGISAVSISPCNMDEWGIDCLLTGSQKGLMLPPGLGLIACSDKAWQKAESVTPSCFYFNLRAEKQKILQDQTLFTTPVSLIVGLNESLAMFEETGFDVVFKKQWALTMMARTAVTEMGLELLAKDHFTWGLTSVLVPENVDASEVLAYAKKNFGVILAGGQAHMKGRLIRIGHMGWVDWADLAAGLHALAEGCKACGGEIASGYLEKGLTAYHSALNASDLS; encoded by the coding sequence ATGCTTAACAAAAATAGATTGTTAGCACCGGGTCCGACCCCGGTTCCAGAACGTGTCCGTCTCGCATTAGCGCAAGACATGATCCATCACCGCAAGCCTGAGTTCAAAGCCATCATGGCGCAGGTTCAACAGCGGTTACAGAAACTTTTCGGCACCTCCCAGCCAGTTATGCCTCTGGCATGTTCCGGTACTGGTGTTATGACTGCGGCAGTAACTAACTTATTTACAGCCGGTGAAAAGGTTCTGGTTATTGAAGCTGGTAAATTCGGCGAACGCTGGGCAGAAATCTGCGAATCTAGCAACGTAGCTGTAGAAAAAATCGTCCTCGACTGGGGACAGGCTGTTTCCGCAGAAGCCGTTGCAAACATGCTGGATCTCCATCCGGACTGTAAGGGTGTACTCGTTCAGCTTTCTGAAACCTCGACCGGCGTACTACATCCTGTTGATGAAATTGCGGCAGTTACAAAAGACCGCGATGTTCTGCTTGTTGTGGACGGCATCTCTGCTGTTTCCATCTCACCATGTAATATGGATGAATGGGGCATCGACTGCCTGCTTACCGGCTCCCAGAAAGGACTTATGCTTCCTCCGGGACTCGGTCTGATCGCATGCAGCGATAAAGCATGGCAGAAAGCTGAATCCGTTACTCCTTCCTGTTTCTATTTCAACCTGCGCGCAGAAAAACAGAAAATTTTACAAGATCAAACCTTGTTTACAACACCTGTGAGTCTTATTGTTGGTCTTAACGAGAGCCTTGCAATGTTTGAAGAAACTGGATTTGATGTTGTTTTCAAAAAGCAATGGGCTTTGACCATGATGGCACGCACTGCCGTTACGGAAATGGGACTGGAGTTGCTTGCAAAAGATCACTTCACATGGGGTCTTACAAGCGTTCTGGTTCCTGAAAACGTGGATGCCAGTGAAGTGCTTGCGTATGCCAAGAAGAACTTCGGAGTTATCCTCGCCGGTGGTCAGGCTCACATGAAAGGACGTCTTATACGCATCGGGCATATGGGCTGGGTAGACTGGGCAGACCTTGCAGCTGGTCTGCATGCTTTAGCTGAAGGCTGTAAAGCATGCGGCGGCGAAATTGCGTCCGGATATCTCGAAAAAGGTCTAACCGCTTATCACAGCGCCTTGAATGCCTCTGACTTATCTTAA